The Terriglobales bacterium genome includes a region encoding these proteins:
- a CDS encoding PilZ domain-containing protein → MDKRKCARYRLDLPVTYMWRESSGECAHAAGFIRDISANGMLVLGGECPPAEAQVWCEVMLPPSYSRDSIRRLRAAGPVVRIANSPGEEYANGFAIQGSPFLLTAEADKAEWVRLIADQQQARAREQDTGAQAGGSR, encoded by the coding sequence GTGGACAAAAGAAAGTGTGCGCGGTATCGACTCGATCTGCCCGTTACCTATATGTGGCGCGAAAGCTCCGGAGAGTGTGCTCATGCGGCGGGGTTTATTCGAGACATCTCTGCAAACGGAATGCTGGTGCTGGGCGGCGAGTGTCCGCCCGCCGAGGCGCAGGTTTGGTGTGAGGTGATGCTGCCTCCTTCTTATAGCCGCGATTCGATTCGCCGTCTGCGCGCTGCCGGTCCTGTGGTCCGTATTGCAAATTCCCCTGGTGAGGAATATGCAAACGGCTTCGCTATCCAGGGCTCACCGTTCCTGCTCACTGCCGAAGCCGATAAAGCGGAGTGGGTTCGACTGATCGCCGATCAGCAACAAGCGCGCGCCAGGGAACAGGACACGGGCGCGCAGGCAGGAGGTTCGCGATGA